A single genomic interval of Aphidius gifuensis isolate YNYX2018 linkage group LG6, ASM1490517v1, whole genome shotgun sequence harbors:
- the LOC122859739 gene encoding uncharacterized protein LOC122859739: MEYQKILNLVQHHVIVMEEFIAKNDARRYKWVKDAYYSDADNTYGDKGTGCSDGLYIRKEYERESFTRCPFCWCQCDDVSPKSKLAVNTISLLPAMSSIAKNKVVTGARMIIKDNIFNIQVAEGVIGPNYIVQAFTDEWVRLPSIVNDVQESLDNGGQGKLKQNTDYVLWDPKKNAINMDEMTIEYGRVVTGIKFGIENVEGKFPNRIQIQVHSTEYDWKSGKLIKDTEKWHYPDGNHTVTSDYGELNPVKTNEKTVIDSQTDKFYTLSMSDSKTDAGQTTLPLFDASYVGSKVPTALSGIGLHHRSSNRENGGFFGITAYSVIYDKYMSELNLET; this comes from the exons ATGGAGTACCAGAAAATTTTGAATCTTGTACAACACCACGTAATTGTTATGGAAGAATTCATAGCT AAAAATGATGCAAGACGTTATAAATGGGTCAAAGATGCATATTATTCAGATGCTGATAATACATATGGTGATAAGGGTACTGGTTGTAGCGATGGACTGTATATCCGTAAAGAATATGAAAGAGAgag TTTCACGAGATGTCCATTTTGCTGGTGTCAGTGTGATGATGTTTCTCCTAAATCTAAACTTGCTGTTAATACAATAAGTCTATTACCAGCTATGAGTTCTATTGcaaaaaataa gGTTGTTACGGGTGCAAGAATGATTATCAAAGATaacattttcaatattcaaGTAGCAGAGGGAGTGATTGGACCAAATTATATTGTTCAAGCCTTTACTGATGAATGGGTTAGATTACCTAGCATTGTCAATGATGTACAAGAATCACTTGATAATGGAGGTCAaggaaaattaaaacaaaacacTGATTATGTTTTATGGGACCCAAAAAAAAACGCAATTAATATGGATGAAATGACTATTGAATATGGACGTGTTGTAACAg gTATAAAATTTGGAATAGAAAATGTAGAAGGAAAATTTCCTAACAGAATACAAATTCAAGTACATTCAACAGAGTATGATTGGAAAAGTggcaaattaataaaagatacTGAAAAATGGCATTATCCAGATGGTAATCACAC agTTACAAGCGATTACGGTGAATTAAATCCAGTAAAGACAAATGAAAAGACAGTCATTGACTCACAAACTGATAAGTTCTATACATTATCAATGAGTGATAGTAAAACTGATGCAGGACAAACAACTTTACCATTATTTGATGCTTCTTACGTTGGATCAAAAGTTCCTACAGCATTGAGTGGTATAGGTTTGCATCATCGTTCATCAAATCGTGAAAATGGTGGATTTTTCGGTATAACTGCTTATTCagttatttatgataaatatatgagCGAACTTAATCTAGAAACATGA